From a single Arthrobacter sp. SLBN-112 genomic region:
- a CDS encoding IclR family transcriptional regulator, whose protein sequence is MAEKASGGVQSVERVFELLELITDAGGDVTLSELSSSTDLPLPTIHRLLRTLVSLGYIRQLPNRRYALGPRLIRLGEGANKQLGALAQPQLKVLVDRLGETSNMAVLDSDMVIYVAQVPSLHSMRMFTEVGRRAHTHATGVGKAILAQLDDDTVRGIVARAGMPTPTAKSIGDVDELLADLKLIRERGYSIDEEEQELGVRCFAMAVPNAPTPSAISVSGPVSRVDEDFADKAVPVLREAAEAISRELNRT, encoded by the coding sequence ATGGCAGAAAAAGCCTCTGGTGGGGTGCAGTCGGTGGAGCGCGTCTTCGAACTGCTGGAGCTCATCACCGACGCCGGCGGCGACGTGACGCTCAGCGAGCTCTCGTCCTCCACGGACCTGCCATTGCCCACCATCCACCGGCTGCTCCGCACCCTGGTCTCGCTCGGCTACATCCGCCAGCTGCCCAACCGGCGCTACGCCCTGGGTCCCCGGCTCATCAGGCTGGGGGAGGGCGCCAACAAACAGCTCGGCGCCCTGGCCCAGCCGCAGCTGAAGGTCCTGGTGGACCGGCTGGGGGAGACCTCCAACATGGCCGTGCTGGACTCGGACATGGTGATCTACGTGGCCCAGGTTCCCTCGCTGCACTCCATGCGCATGTTCACCGAGGTGGGCCGGCGCGCCCACACCCATGCCACCGGCGTCGGAAAAGCCATCCTGGCCCAGCTCGATGACGATACTGTCCGCGGCATCGTGGCCCGCGCCGGAATGCCCACCCCCACTGCCAAGAGCATCGGCGACGTGGACGAACTCCTGGCCGACCTCAAGCTCATCCGTGAGCGCGGTTACTCCATCGACGAGGAAGAACAGGAACTGGGCGTCCGCTGCTTCGCCATGGCAGTGCCCAACGCCCCCACCCCGAGTGCGATTTCGGTGTCCGGTCCGGTCTCCCGCGTGGACGAGGACTTCGCCGACAAGGCCGTACCCGTCCTCCGCGAGGCGGCCGAGGCCATCTCCCGCGAGCTCAACCGCACCTGA
- a CDS encoding nucleobase:cation symporter-2 family protein yields the protein MNTKKKLAAAAAEKGARPSRPEDQRLPIGSMFAYGFQHVLTMYGGIIAPPLIIGAAAGMNSQDIGLLIAACLFVGGLATILQTVGVPFFGSQLPLVQGVSFAGVSTMVAIVHGGGGIQAVFGSVIAASLIGLLITPLFSKIIRFFPPVVTGTVITTIGLTLMPVAANWAMGGNNKAPNYGSVANIGLAAATMGIVLLLSKVGSAAISRLSILLAMVLGTLIAFVFGMADFSKVGQGEIVAFPTPFAFGPPTFELAAIISMLIVILVTLTETSADIIAVGEIVGTKVDSKRIGNGLRADMLSSAVSPLFNSFTQSAFAQNVGLVAITGVKSRFVVSAGGVILVVLGLLPVLGRVVAAVPTPVLGGAGVVLFGTVAASGIRTLSKVDYKNNMNLIVVAASIGFGMIPIAAPAFYDKFPSWFGTIFHSGISSAAVMAILLNLLFNHLRAGNSDNQSVFVAGTERLVRAEDLRCLAEGDRFENGRLIDCDGKEVPVQSAEKAPEH from the coding sequence ATGAACACCAAGAAGAAACTGGCCGCTGCAGCCGCCGAAAAAGGTGCACGGCCTTCCCGCCCCGAGGACCAGCGCCTCCCGATCGGAAGCATGTTTGCCTACGGCTTCCAGCATGTCCTCACCATGTACGGCGGCATCATCGCCCCTCCCCTGATCATCGGCGCAGCCGCAGGGATGAACTCCCAGGACATCGGCCTGCTCATTGCGGCCTGCCTTTTCGTTGGCGGCCTGGCCACCATCCTGCAGACCGTGGGCGTCCCCTTCTTCGGTTCGCAGCTGCCGCTGGTACAGGGCGTCTCCTTCGCCGGAGTCTCCACCATGGTGGCCATCGTCCATGGCGGCGGGGGAATCCAGGCCGTCTTCGGTTCGGTCATCGCGGCCTCCCTGATCGGCCTGCTGATCACGCCGCTGTTCTCAAAGATCATCAGGTTCTTCCCGCCCGTCGTCACGGGCACCGTGATCACCACCATCGGCCTCACCTTGATGCCCGTCGCCGCCAACTGGGCCATGGGCGGAAACAACAAGGCGCCCAACTACGGCAGCGTCGCAAACATCGGCCTGGCAGCAGCCACCATGGGCATCGTCCTGCTCCTGAGCAAGGTGGGCAGCGCCGCCATCTCAAGGCTGTCCATCCTGCTGGCCATGGTCCTGGGCACGCTGATCGCCTTCGTCTTCGGCATGGCGGACTTCTCCAAGGTGGGCCAGGGCGAGATTGTCGCGTTCCCCACCCCCTTCGCCTTCGGACCGCCCACGTTTGAGCTTGCTGCCATCATCTCCATGCTGATCGTCATCCTGGTCACCCTCACGGAGACGTCCGCGGACATCATCGCAGTGGGCGAGATCGTGGGCACCAAGGTGGACTCCAAGCGGATCGGCAACGGCCTGAGGGCTGACATGCTGTCCAGCGCCGTCTCCCCGCTGTTCAACTCCTTCACCCAGAGCGCCTTCGCCCAGAACGTGGGGCTGGTGGCCATCACGGGCGTGAAGAGCCGGTTCGTGGTCAGCGCCGGCGGCGTGATCCTGGTGGTACTTGGCCTGCTGCCGGTCCTTGGCCGGGTGGTCGCAGCGGTGCCGACGCCTGTCCTCGGAGGTGCCGGCGTCGTGCTCTTCGGCACGGTGGCGGCCAGCGGCATCCGGACCCTGTCCAAGGTGGACTACAAGAACAACATGAACCTGATCGTGGTGGCCGCCTCCATCGGCTTCGGCATGATCCCCATCGCCGCCCCGGCATTCTACGACAAGTTCCCGTCCTGGTTTGGCACCATCTTCCACTCCGGCATCAGCTCCGCCGCCGTGATGGCCATCCTCCTGAACCTGCTGTTCAACCACCTCCGGGCGGGCAACTCGGACAACCAGTCGGTGTTCGTGGCCGGCACCGAGCGGCTGGTGCGCGCGGAGGACCTCCGCTGCCTGGCCGAAGGCGACCGCTTCGAAAACGGCAGGCTCATCGACTGCGACGGCAAGGAAGTGCCCGTCCAGTCAGCCGAGAAAGCGCCGGAGCACTGA